The following are from one region of the Siniperca chuatsi isolate FFG_IHB_CAS linkage group LG13, ASM2008510v1, whole genome shotgun sequence genome:
- the zmynd11 gene encoding zinc finger MYND domain-containing protein 11 isoform X1 — translation MNKEIMSRVVKKRQADPKVVQYVWAAIEVIRNQKQIANMDRISKYLSRVFGMHPKETARQLSLAVKDGLVVETLTVGCKGSKAGIEQEGYWLPGDEMEPKAEGSKEWEAESHDWYCFECHLPGDVLTCDNCFRVYHLKCLSEEFKPRDGGSHWQCVACRGSKKKNLNKQEMSKYLRFIVQRMKERAVDLNKKGKDTKHPMYKRLIHTALDVSNIQENLSEGKYKSFEEFKADAQLIVHNTAILYGVHSDQAEIARLLFSDTCHELNELLLCKNCFYLSNARPDNWFCYPCSPSHDLVWAKMKGFGYWPAKVLQREDNQVDVRFFGHQHQRAWIPSDNIQDIKVSVQQLQVKRSNGWKKACEELELYQRFLREGRFWKTKMEESSMPHQHLQQNQSQRQQQEGSGRTDRLERTDEAESSISSTSNEQVRHLKGSQEPKAKKSRRSQMVEPKEEASDPEPEMEAVSSSQEIPVSSAPQQPEKLSVSTQTKKANGGSPRTLHRGTQTNSDGACQNMCHEKYTKVFNDVKEMMKADNKRETERVVREALEKLRAEMEEEKRQAVSKAVAGAQAEMERKCKQVKEKCKEELVEEVKKLVAQHKQLISQTKKKQWCYNCEEEAMYHCCWNTSYCSIKCQQEHWHADHKRTCRRKR, via the exons GTACCTGAGTCGTGTGTTTGGCATGCACCCTAAGGAGACTGCCAGACAGCTGAGCTTGGCTGTGAAGGACGGCCTGGTGGTGGAGACCCTGACTGTTGGCTGCAAGGGCTCCAAGGCCGGCATAGAGCAGGAAGGATACTGGCTTCCCGGGGATGAGATG GAGCCGAAAGCCGAGGGAAGCAAG GAGTGGGAGGCAGAGAGCCACGACTGGTATTGCTTCGAGTGTCACCTACCGGGCGACGTCCTCACATGTGACAACTGCTTCCGTGTTTACCACCTCAAGTGTCTGTCGGAGGAGTTCAAGCCCAGAGATGGTGGATCCCACTGGCAGTGTGTCGCCTGCAGG GGCAGTAAAAAGAAGAACCTGAACAAACAGGAGATGAGTAAATACCTGCGCTTCATTGTTCAGCGTATGAAGGAGAGG GCAGTGGACCTGAACAAGAAAGGCAAAGACACTAAACATCCCATGTACAAACGGCTGATCCACACTGCGCTGGACGTCTCAAACATCCAGGAG AACCTGTCTGAAGGAAAATATAAAAGCTTCGAGGAGTTCAAAGCAGACGCTCAGCTGATTGTTCACAACACCGCCATCTTGTATGGAG ttCACAGCGACCAGGCAGAGATCGCACGGCTGCTCTTCAGCGACACATGCCACGAG TTGAATGAGTTGTTGTTGTGTAAGAACTGTTTCTACCTGTCGAACGCCCGGCCAGACAACTGGTTCTGTTATCCATGT AGCCCCAGCCATGACTTAGTGTGGGCCAAGATGAAAGGATTTGGCTACTGGCCGGCCAAAGTCCTTCAGAGGGAGGACAACCAGGTGGACGTACGCTTCTTTGGCCACCAGCACCAGAG AGCGTGGATCCCGTCAGACAACATCCAGGACATCAAGGTGAGcgtccagcagctgcaggtgaAGCGCAGTAACGGTTGGAAGAAGGCATGTGAGGAACTGGAGCTCTACCAGCGCTTCCTGAGGGAAGGCCGCTTCTGGAAAACAAAGATGGAGGAGAGCAGCATGCCGCACCAGCATCTCCAGCAAAACCAGAGCCAGCGGCAGCAACAGGAGGGCAGCGGCAGGACGGACAGGCTGGAGCGGACAGACGAAGCCGAGTCCAGCATCTCCTCCACCAGCAACGAGCAGGTCCGACAT CTCAAAGGCAGCCAGGAGCCCAAAGCTAAGAAAAGCCGTCGATCTCAAATGGTCGAGCCCAAAGAAGAAGCCAGT GACCCGGAGCCAGAGATGGAGGCGGTCAGCTCCAGCCAGGAGATCCCGGTGTCCTCGGCGCCCCAGCAGCCCGAGAAGCTGTCGGTGTCCACGCAGACCAAGAAGGCCAACGGAGGGTCCCCACGCACACTGCACCGCGGCACCCAGACCAACAGCGACGGCGCCTGCCAGAACATGTGCCACGAGAAGTACACCAAGGTCTTCAATGACGTCAAGGAGATGATGAAGGCCGACAACAAGAGGGAGACGGAGAGGGTCGTCAGAGAGGCTCTGGagaag CTCCGTgcggagatggaggaggagaagcgTCAGGCGGTGAGTAAGGCAGTGGCCGGAGCACAGGcggagatggagaggaagtgTAAGCAGGTGAAGGAGAAGTGTAAagaggagctggtggaggaggtgaagaagctGGTGGCCCAACACAAACAGCTCATCTCCCAGACCAAGAAGAAGCAGTGG tgTTATAACTGTGAGGAGGAGGCCATGTACCACTGCTGCTGGAACACCTCGTACTGCTCCATCAAGTGTCAGCAGGAGCACTGGCACGCTGACCACAAACGAACCTGCCGCAGGAAGAGATGA
- the zmynd11 gene encoding zinc finger MYND domain-containing protein 11 isoform X4, whose translation MNKEIMSRVVKKRQADPKVVQYVWAAIEVIRNQKQIANMDRISKYLSRVFGMHPKETARQLSLAVKDGLVVETLTVGCKGSKAGIEQEGYWLPGDEMEWEAESHDWYCFECHLPGDVLTCDNCFRVYHLKCLSEEFKPRDGGSHWQCVACRGSKKKNLNKQEMSKYLRFIVQRMKERAVDLNKKGKDTKHPMYKRLIHTALDVSNIQENLSEGKYKSFEEFKADAQLIVHNTAILYGVHSDQAEIARLLFSDTCHELNELLLCKNCFYLSNARPDNWFCYPCSPSHDLVWAKMKGFGYWPAKVLQREDNQVDVRFFGHQHQRAWIPSDNIQDIKVSVQQLQVKRSNGWKKACEELELYQRFLREGRFWKTKMEESSMPHQHLQQNQSQRQQQEGSGRTDRLERTDEAESSISSTSNEQLKGSQEPKAKKSRRSQMVEPKEEASDPEPEMEAVSSSQEIPVSSAPQQPEKLSVSTQTKKANGGSPRTLHRGTQTNSDGACQNMCHEKYTKVFNDVKEMMKADNKRETERVVREALEKLRAEMEEEKRQAVSKAVAGAQAEMERKCKQVKEKCKEELVEEVKKLVAQHKQLISQTKKKQWCYNCEEEAMYHCCWNTSYCSIKCQQEHWHADHKRTCRRKR comes from the exons GTACCTGAGTCGTGTGTTTGGCATGCACCCTAAGGAGACTGCCAGACAGCTGAGCTTGGCTGTGAAGGACGGCCTGGTGGTGGAGACCCTGACTGTTGGCTGCAAGGGCTCCAAGGCCGGCATAGAGCAGGAAGGATACTGGCTTCCCGGGGATGAGATG GAGTGGGAGGCAGAGAGCCACGACTGGTATTGCTTCGAGTGTCACCTACCGGGCGACGTCCTCACATGTGACAACTGCTTCCGTGTTTACCACCTCAAGTGTCTGTCGGAGGAGTTCAAGCCCAGAGATGGTGGATCCCACTGGCAGTGTGTCGCCTGCAGG GGCAGTAAAAAGAAGAACCTGAACAAACAGGAGATGAGTAAATACCTGCGCTTCATTGTTCAGCGTATGAAGGAGAGG GCAGTGGACCTGAACAAGAAAGGCAAAGACACTAAACATCCCATGTACAAACGGCTGATCCACACTGCGCTGGACGTCTCAAACATCCAGGAG AACCTGTCTGAAGGAAAATATAAAAGCTTCGAGGAGTTCAAAGCAGACGCTCAGCTGATTGTTCACAACACCGCCATCTTGTATGGAG ttCACAGCGACCAGGCAGAGATCGCACGGCTGCTCTTCAGCGACACATGCCACGAG TTGAATGAGTTGTTGTTGTGTAAGAACTGTTTCTACCTGTCGAACGCCCGGCCAGACAACTGGTTCTGTTATCCATGT AGCCCCAGCCATGACTTAGTGTGGGCCAAGATGAAAGGATTTGGCTACTGGCCGGCCAAAGTCCTTCAGAGGGAGGACAACCAGGTGGACGTACGCTTCTTTGGCCACCAGCACCAGAG AGCGTGGATCCCGTCAGACAACATCCAGGACATCAAGGTGAGcgtccagcagctgcaggtgaAGCGCAGTAACGGTTGGAAGAAGGCATGTGAGGAACTGGAGCTCTACCAGCGCTTCCTGAGGGAAGGCCGCTTCTGGAAAACAAAGATGGAGGAGAGCAGCATGCCGCACCAGCATCTCCAGCAAAACCAGAGCCAGCGGCAGCAACAGGAGGGCAGCGGCAGGACGGACAGGCTGGAGCGGACAGACGAAGCCGAGTCCAGCATCTCCTCCACCAGCAACGAGCAG CTCAAAGGCAGCCAGGAGCCCAAAGCTAAGAAAAGCCGTCGATCTCAAATGGTCGAGCCCAAAGAAGAAGCCAGT GACCCGGAGCCAGAGATGGAGGCGGTCAGCTCCAGCCAGGAGATCCCGGTGTCCTCGGCGCCCCAGCAGCCCGAGAAGCTGTCGGTGTCCACGCAGACCAAGAAGGCCAACGGAGGGTCCCCACGCACACTGCACCGCGGCACCCAGACCAACAGCGACGGCGCCTGCCAGAACATGTGCCACGAGAAGTACACCAAGGTCTTCAATGACGTCAAGGAGATGATGAAGGCCGACAACAAGAGGGAGACGGAGAGGGTCGTCAGAGAGGCTCTGGagaag CTCCGTgcggagatggaggaggagaagcgTCAGGCGGTGAGTAAGGCAGTGGCCGGAGCACAGGcggagatggagaggaagtgTAAGCAGGTGAAGGAGAAGTGTAAagaggagctggtggaggaggtgaagaagctGGTGGCCCAACACAAACAGCTCATCTCCCAGACCAAGAAGAAGCAGTGG tgTTATAACTGTGAGGAGGAGGCCATGTACCACTGCTGCTGGAACACCTCGTACTGCTCCATCAAGTGTCAGCAGGAGCACTGGCACGCTGACCACAAACGAACCTGCCGCAGGAAGAGATGA
- the zmynd11 gene encoding zinc finger MYND domain-containing protein 11 isoform X2, which produces MNKEIMSRVVKKRQADPKVVQYVWAAIEVIRNQKQIANMDRISKYLSRVFGMHPKETARQLSLAVKDGLVVETLTVGCKGSKAGIEQEGYWLPGDEMEPKAEGSKEWEAESHDWYCFECHLPGDVLTCDNCFRVYHLKCLSEEFKPRDGGSHWQCVACRGSKKKNLNKQEMSKYLRFIVQRMKERAVDLNKKGKDTKHPMYKRLIHTALDVSNIQENLSEGKYKSFEEFKADAQLIVHNTAILYGVHSDQAEIARLLFSDTCHELNELLLCKNCFYLSNARPDNWFCYPCSPSHDLVWAKMKGFGYWPAKVLQREDNQVDVRFFGHQHQRAWIPSDNIQDIKVSVQQLQVKRSNGWKKACEELELYQRFLREGRFWKTKMEESSMPHQHLQQNQSQRQQQEGSGRTDRLERTDEAESSISSTSNEQLKGSQEPKAKKSRRSQMVEPKEEASDPEPEMEAVSSSQEIPVSSAPQQPEKLSVSTQTKKANGGSPRTLHRGTQTNSDGACQNMCHEKYTKVFNDVKEMMKADNKRETERVVREALEKLRAEMEEEKRQAVSKAVAGAQAEMERKCKQVKEKCKEELVEEVKKLVAQHKQLISQTKKKQWCYNCEEEAMYHCCWNTSYCSIKCQQEHWHADHKRTCRRKR; this is translated from the exons GTACCTGAGTCGTGTGTTTGGCATGCACCCTAAGGAGACTGCCAGACAGCTGAGCTTGGCTGTGAAGGACGGCCTGGTGGTGGAGACCCTGACTGTTGGCTGCAAGGGCTCCAAGGCCGGCATAGAGCAGGAAGGATACTGGCTTCCCGGGGATGAGATG GAGCCGAAAGCCGAGGGAAGCAAG GAGTGGGAGGCAGAGAGCCACGACTGGTATTGCTTCGAGTGTCACCTACCGGGCGACGTCCTCACATGTGACAACTGCTTCCGTGTTTACCACCTCAAGTGTCTGTCGGAGGAGTTCAAGCCCAGAGATGGTGGATCCCACTGGCAGTGTGTCGCCTGCAGG GGCAGTAAAAAGAAGAACCTGAACAAACAGGAGATGAGTAAATACCTGCGCTTCATTGTTCAGCGTATGAAGGAGAGG GCAGTGGACCTGAACAAGAAAGGCAAAGACACTAAACATCCCATGTACAAACGGCTGATCCACACTGCGCTGGACGTCTCAAACATCCAGGAG AACCTGTCTGAAGGAAAATATAAAAGCTTCGAGGAGTTCAAAGCAGACGCTCAGCTGATTGTTCACAACACCGCCATCTTGTATGGAG ttCACAGCGACCAGGCAGAGATCGCACGGCTGCTCTTCAGCGACACATGCCACGAG TTGAATGAGTTGTTGTTGTGTAAGAACTGTTTCTACCTGTCGAACGCCCGGCCAGACAACTGGTTCTGTTATCCATGT AGCCCCAGCCATGACTTAGTGTGGGCCAAGATGAAAGGATTTGGCTACTGGCCGGCCAAAGTCCTTCAGAGGGAGGACAACCAGGTGGACGTACGCTTCTTTGGCCACCAGCACCAGAG AGCGTGGATCCCGTCAGACAACATCCAGGACATCAAGGTGAGcgtccagcagctgcaggtgaAGCGCAGTAACGGTTGGAAGAAGGCATGTGAGGAACTGGAGCTCTACCAGCGCTTCCTGAGGGAAGGCCGCTTCTGGAAAACAAAGATGGAGGAGAGCAGCATGCCGCACCAGCATCTCCAGCAAAACCAGAGCCAGCGGCAGCAACAGGAGGGCAGCGGCAGGACGGACAGGCTGGAGCGGACAGACGAAGCCGAGTCCAGCATCTCCTCCACCAGCAACGAGCAG CTCAAAGGCAGCCAGGAGCCCAAAGCTAAGAAAAGCCGTCGATCTCAAATGGTCGAGCCCAAAGAAGAAGCCAGT GACCCGGAGCCAGAGATGGAGGCGGTCAGCTCCAGCCAGGAGATCCCGGTGTCCTCGGCGCCCCAGCAGCCCGAGAAGCTGTCGGTGTCCACGCAGACCAAGAAGGCCAACGGAGGGTCCCCACGCACACTGCACCGCGGCACCCAGACCAACAGCGACGGCGCCTGCCAGAACATGTGCCACGAGAAGTACACCAAGGTCTTCAATGACGTCAAGGAGATGATGAAGGCCGACAACAAGAGGGAGACGGAGAGGGTCGTCAGAGAGGCTCTGGagaag CTCCGTgcggagatggaggaggagaagcgTCAGGCGGTGAGTAAGGCAGTGGCCGGAGCACAGGcggagatggagaggaagtgTAAGCAGGTGAAGGAGAAGTGTAAagaggagctggtggaggaggtgaagaagctGGTGGCCCAACACAAACAGCTCATCTCCCAGACCAAGAAGAAGCAGTGG tgTTATAACTGTGAGGAGGAGGCCATGTACCACTGCTGCTGGAACACCTCGTACTGCTCCATCAAGTGTCAGCAGGAGCACTGGCACGCTGACCACAAACGAACCTGCCGCAGGAAGAGATGA
- the zmynd11 gene encoding zinc finger MYND domain-containing protein 11 isoform X3 has product MNKEIMSRVVKKRQADPKVVQYVWAAIEVIRNQKQIANMDRISKYLSRVFGMHPKETARQLSLAVKDGLVVETLTVGCKGSKAGIEQEGYWLPGDEMEWEAESHDWYCFECHLPGDVLTCDNCFRVYHLKCLSEEFKPRDGGSHWQCVACRGSKKKNLNKQEMSKYLRFIVQRMKERAVDLNKKGKDTKHPMYKRLIHTALDVSNIQENLSEGKYKSFEEFKADAQLIVHNTAILYGVHSDQAEIARLLFSDTCHELNELLLCKNCFYLSNARPDNWFCYPCSPSHDLVWAKMKGFGYWPAKVLQREDNQVDVRFFGHQHQRAWIPSDNIQDIKVSVQQLQVKRSNGWKKACEELELYQRFLREGRFWKTKMEESSMPHQHLQQNQSQRQQQEGSGRTDRLERTDEAESSISSTSNEQVRHLKGSQEPKAKKSRRSQMVEPKEEASDPEPEMEAVSSSQEIPVSSAPQQPEKLSVSTQTKKANGGSPRTLHRGTQTNSDGACQNMCHEKYTKVFNDVKEMMKADNKRETERVVREALEKLRAEMEEEKRQAVSKAVAGAQAEMERKCKQVKEKCKEELVEEVKKLVAQHKQLISQTKKKQWCYNCEEEAMYHCCWNTSYCSIKCQQEHWHADHKRTCRRKR; this is encoded by the exons GTACCTGAGTCGTGTGTTTGGCATGCACCCTAAGGAGACTGCCAGACAGCTGAGCTTGGCTGTGAAGGACGGCCTGGTGGTGGAGACCCTGACTGTTGGCTGCAAGGGCTCCAAGGCCGGCATAGAGCAGGAAGGATACTGGCTTCCCGGGGATGAGATG GAGTGGGAGGCAGAGAGCCACGACTGGTATTGCTTCGAGTGTCACCTACCGGGCGACGTCCTCACATGTGACAACTGCTTCCGTGTTTACCACCTCAAGTGTCTGTCGGAGGAGTTCAAGCCCAGAGATGGTGGATCCCACTGGCAGTGTGTCGCCTGCAGG GGCAGTAAAAAGAAGAACCTGAACAAACAGGAGATGAGTAAATACCTGCGCTTCATTGTTCAGCGTATGAAGGAGAGG GCAGTGGACCTGAACAAGAAAGGCAAAGACACTAAACATCCCATGTACAAACGGCTGATCCACACTGCGCTGGACGTCTCAAACATCCAGGAG AACCTGTCTGAAGGAAAATATAAAAGCTTCGAGGAGTTCAAAGCAGACGCTCAGCTGATTGTTCACAACACCGCCATCTTGTATGGAG ttCACAGCGACCAGGCAGAGATCGCACGGCTGCTCTTCAGCGACACATGCCACGAG TTGAATGAGTTGTTGTTGTGTAAGAACTGTTTCTACCTGTCGAACGCCCGGCCAGACAACTGGTTCTGTTATCCATGT AGCCCCAGCCATGACTTAGTGTGGGCCAAGATGAAAGGATTTGGCTACTGGCCGGCCAAAGTCCTTCAGAGGGAGGACAACCAGGTGGACGTACGCTTCTTTGGCCACCAGCACCAGAG AGCGTGGATCCCGTCAGACAACATCCAGGACATCAAGGTGAGcgtccagcagctgcaggtgaAGCGCAGTAACGGTTGGAAGAAGGCATGTGAGGAACTGGAGCTCTACCAGCGCTTCCTGAGGGAAGGCCGCTTCTGGAAAACAAAGATGGAGGAGAGCAGCATGCCGCACCAGCATCTCCAGCAAAACCAGAGCCAGCGGCAGCAACAGGAGGGCAGCGGCAGGACGGACAGGCTGGAGCGGACAGACGAAGCCGAGTCCAGCATCTCCTCCACCAGCAACGAGCAGGTCCGACAT CTCAAAGGCAGCCAGGAGCCCAAAGCTAAGAAAAGCCGTCGATCTCAAATGGTCGAGCCCAAAGAAGAAGCCAGT GACCCGGAGCCAGAGATGGAGGCGGTCAGCTCCAGCCAGGAGATCCCGGTGTCCTCGGCGCCCCAGCAGCCCGAGAAGCTGTCGGTGTCCACGCAGACCAAGAAGGCCAACGGAGGGTCCCCACGCACACTGCACCGCGGCACCCAGACCAACAGCGACGGCGCCTGCCAGAACATGTGCCACGAGAAGTACACCAAGGTCTTCAATGACGTCAAGGAGATGATGAAGGCCGACAACAAGAGGGAGACGGAGAGGGTCGTCAGAGAGGCTCTGGagaag CTCCGTgcggagatggaggaggagaagcgTCAGGCGGTGAGTAAGGCAGTGGCCGGAGCACAGGcggagatggagaggaagtgTAAGCAGGTGAAGGAGAAGTGTAAagaggagctggtggaggaggtgaagaagctGGTGGCCCAACACAAACAGCTCATCTCCCAGACCAAGAAGAAGCAGTGG tgTTATAACTGTGAGGAGGAGGCCATGTACCACTGCTGCTGGAACACCTCGTACTGCTCCATCAAGTGTCAGCAGGAGCACTGGCACGCTGACCACAAACGAACCTGCCGCAGGAAGAGATGA